The following DNA comes from Myxococcales bacterium.
ATCACCAAGCCCAGCGCCAGCAGGACGGCCCCCAAGAGGTTGCGCGCGACGGCGATGGTAAAGCGTAAGATGGGATGCACGACGGTTTTCGGTGCGCTTGGCATGAAGTGGTTTGACGGCAGCAACACCACCGTGGCGAAACCGAGTCCGGTCGCCAAGACAGTCAAGCCCAGCGCCAGCGCCACGGTCACACCCGTTCCCAGCCGCCCAAACTCGCTCACGACCATTTTGTACAATTCACCCACGACCGTTCCATCTTGTCTCGCGGCCTTCCAAACTTCCAGTGGCCGAGCGCTCAGTCGGATGCACGCGGCACATCCCCTCACAACCCTCGAACATGACTGAACAACTTCGCATTCAGGTGCTCACGTCCCTGGCCGACGTCACAGCCCAGGTCTGGAACGCCTGCGTTCCGGAAGACGACCCCTTCACCGAGCACGCGTTCCTGGCGGCGCTCGAGCGCTCGGGCTCCGTGGGGGGCACGACGGGCTGGCTGCCCCGCTTCGTGGTCGTGTCGAGAGGCGACGAGGTGGTCGGCGGCGCGCCGGTTTACCTCAAGGACAACAGCTACGGCGAATATATCTTCGACTGGGGGTGGGCCGGCGGCGCCGAGCAGGCCGGAATCGCGTATTACCCCAAGCTCGTGGTGGCCGTGCCCTTCACGCCCGCTACCGGCAGCCGCCTGCTCGTCAAGGCGGGCGAGCCGCGCGGGCCCGTGGTCGCGGCCTTGATCGCGGGCCTACGTGCCATCGCAGAAGCCGAAGAGGTCTCGTCGATCCACGTCCTGTTTTGCCCGCCCGATGAGGTGCAGGAGCTGACGGCCGCCGGGTTTCGCTCCCGGTATTCCTTTCAGTTCCACTGGCAGAACCGCACACCCGCGCCGTACGCACACTTTGATGACTTTCTGCAGGCGTTTCGTTCGGAGAACCGCAAGCAGGTACGCAAGGAGCGTCGTACCGCCCAAAGCCACGGGCTCACTCTGACCACCCTCGAAGGGCCCGAGATGGGCGATGCCGAGTGGCGCGCCGTGGCCAACCTCTACGACGAGAACGCCGACAAACACGGCGCCATCACTTACCTCACGCCCTCCTTCTTCGAGATCCTACGCCAGACCTATGCGCACCGGGTGGTCACGACCTTCGCGTACCAGGGCTCGACGCCGGTGGCGGGCACCCTGAACTTCCAAAAGGGTCGACACATCTACGGCCGCTACTGGGGCGCCGAGGTCGAGCGCCCCATGCTGCACTTCGAGCTTTGCTACT
Coding sequences within:
- a CDS encoding GNAT family N-acetyltransferase, which encodes MTEQLRIQVLTSLADVTAQVWNACVPEDDPFTEHAFLAALERSGSVGGTTGWLPRFVVVSRGDEVVGGAPVYLKDNSYGEYIFDWGWAGGAEQAGIAYYPKLVVAVPFTPATGSRLLVKAGEPRGPVVAALIAGLRAIAEAEEVSSIHVLFCPPDEVQELTAAGFRSRYSFQFHWQNRTPAPYAHFDDFLQAFRSENRKQVRKERRTAQSHGLTLTTLEGPEMGDAEWRAVANLYDENADKHGAITYLTPSFFEILRQTYAHRVVTTFAYQGSTPVAGTLNFQKGRHIYGRYWGAEVERPMLHFELCYYQLIERAIAQGLVRFEAGAQGEHKLKRGLMPTLTHSAHWIRHPGLDRAVAGFLSHEAHAVKARVEQYAQHGPYQRAEEAKADTPP